The following are encoded together in the Citrus sinensis cultivar Valencia sweet orange chromosome 1, DVS_A1.0, whole genome shotgun sequence genome:
- the LOC102622259 gene encoding glyoxylase I 4 has protein sequence MKESVENPLCLKSLNHISLVCRSVEASLDFYQNVLGFFPIRRPGSFDFDGAWLFNYGMGIHLLKSEEPDNLPKAGKNINPKDNHISFQCENMAIVERRLKEMKIDYVKSRVEEGGINVDQLFFHDPDGSMIEICNCDVLPVVPLAGDAVRIRSCTSTVNCNFHQQQIQQEPQINPQSCLSDSIHAKEDFLHFAS, from the exons ATGAAGGAAAGCGTTGAGAATCCTCTGTGTCTCAAGTCCTTGAATCACATATCACTTGTGTGTAGATCAGTTGAGGCGTCTCTTGATTTCTACCAAAACGTTCTTGGTTTCTTTCCCATCAGAAGGCCTggttcttttgattttgatggtgcatg GCTGTTCAATTATGGCATGGGCATTCATCTCCTGAAATCTGAAGAGCCTGACAATTTGCCCAAGGCCGGCAAGAATATTAATCCCAAGGATAATCATATTTCTTTCCAa TGTGAGAACATGGCGATAGTGGAGAGAAGATTGAAGGAGATGAAGATAGATTACGTGAAGAGTCGGGTAGAGGAGGGTGGAATCAACGTTGATCAATTGTTTTTCCACGACCCAGATGGCTCGATGATTGAAATTTGCAACTGCGACGTCCTGCCTGTGGTGCCATTAGCAGGAGATGCCGTGAGGATCCGATCATGTACTTCGACTGTGAATTGCAATTTCCATCAGCAGCAGATACAACAAGAACCACAAATAAATCCACAGTCGTGCCTTTCTGATTCTATTCATGCGAAGgaagattttcttcattttgcttcatga
- the LOC102629469 gene encoding glyoxylase I 4-like, with amino-acid sequence MKESMQNPLSLKSLNHFSLVCRSVEKSLDFYQNVIGFLPIRRPGSFDFHGAWLFNYGIGIHLLKCEDPDRMPSISKIINPKDNHISFQCENMATVERKLTEMKIEYVKSRVEEGGIYVDQVFFHDPDGSMIEICNCDVLPVVPLAGDTIRSCSIVNCNIQQRNSSGRFNNANETAMPF; translated from the exons ATGAAGGAAAGCATGCAGAATCCTTTGAGTCTCAAGTCCTTGAATCACTTCTCACTTGTGTGTAGATCAGTTGAAAAGTCTCTTGATTTCTACCAAAATGTTATTGGTTTCCTTCCCATCAGGAGGCCTGgttcttttgattttcatgGTGCAT ggcTATTCAATTATGGCATTGGCATACATCTATTGAAATGTGAAGATCCTGATAGAATGCCCAGCATCAGCAAGATCATTAATCCCAAAGACAATCATATTTCTTTCCAA TGTGAGAACATGGCGACAGTGGAGAGAAAATTGACGGAGATGAAGATAGAGTACGTCAAAAGCAGGGTAGAGGAGGGTGGAATCTACGTTGATCAAGTGTTCTTTCACGACCCAGATGGCTCGATGATTGAGATTTGCAACTGTGACGTCCTGCCAGTGGTTCCACTAGCTGGAGATACCATCAGATCATGCTCAATTGTCAACTGCAATATCCAGCAGCGCAACAGCAGCGGCAGattcaataatgcaaatgaaacaGCAATGCCTTTCTAA
- the LOC127901353 gene encoding secreted RxLR effector protein 161-like produces MSQYMYSPTQRHLEVVNHILRYLKGTLGRGLMFLKTESKSIERYVDVDWAGSEDCKLTSRHCTKLCGNLVTWRSNKQTVVARSSAEAEFWVITQGMCEVIWLERLMQDLQITVCSPTKLYTDSTSTVSIVNNLVQHDQMKHVRID; encoded by the coding sequence ATGAGCCAATATATGTATTCACCTACTCAAAGACATTTAGAGGTTGTAAATCATATTTTGAGGTATCTTAAAGGAACTCTGGGAAGAGGACTAATGTTTCTAAAAACTGAGAGCAAGAGTATTGAAAGATATGTTGATGTGGATTGGGCTGGAAGTGAAGATTGTAAGTTAACTTCAAGACATTGCACCAAGCTATGTGGTAACTTGGTTACATGGAGGAGTAACAAACAAACAGTTGTGGCAAGGAGTAGTGCCGAAGCTGAATTTTGGGTTATTACACAAGGAATGTGTGAGGTTATATGGTTGGAAAGGttaatgcaggatttgcaaaTCACAGTTTGCTCTCCCACTAAGTTGTATACTGACAGCACATCTACCGTTAGCATTGTGAACAATCTAGTCCAACACGATCAAATGAAACATGTTAGAATTGATTGA